From a region of the Sinorhizobium sp. B11 genome:
- a CDS encoding diguanylate cyclase, whose product MNRITLEGKLLFATVIVAFLTLVLTASALIPTYESYRSTNDNLRAVERFRQVLEAASRMSAERGPANDIMAIEPNSSAPATERLKVFRRISDISLEALDEPPEVDVSSSLPDLRAALAETRTQLSRAREAVDRVAATPLADRQPDDVQNAIGEMIEVIETFQHVVDWHIAAFTARRSELTAPFLTGRMISDMREYGGRAASQIMGPIATRQPLRDSHITDASRTIGRLLELRKLMQGQKIVSDRDALSQQLMKDIDTIFFGSGVELVKILIEQGKISGDYSVSAVDLTRDYVPTLQPLERLRTVFLDDVVKRYRTQHYAASYRLAVIAVITASALAVLFMLFRSIRLHMLDPLLTARRQIIALAEGGAMTNLGTGSKAPEMRSLFDALELLRGKLDERAEYEARLKMQAEKDGLTGVWNRRALEGFGNAPSEREEDVCLMLIDIDHFKTVNDTYGHLTGDAVLIEMATLLQGAMRPTDVVARYGGEEFAVLVSTPDLANTIDFAEELRSRIQAHVIRDGETGIDLSITVSIGVASGLCGASGWRQLIASADEALYCAKKKGRNRTCVFGDEANRDIVESALIPFRARRAASF is encoded by the coding sequence ATGAACCGCATCACTCTTGAGGGAAAGCTGCTTTTTGCAACTGTCATCGTGGCATTTCTTACCCTCGTTCTGACAGCCAGCGCTCTCATTCCGACCTACGAAAGCTATCGTTCGACCAATGACAATCTGCGGGCGGTGGAGCGTTTCCGCCAGGTCCTGGAAGCGGCGAGCCGCATGTCGGCGGAACGCGGACCAGCCAACGACATCATGGCGATCGAGCCGAACAGCAGCGCGCCTGCAACAGAGCGTTTGAAGGTCTTCCGGCGCATCAGCGATATCTCGCTCGAGGCGCTCGATGAGCCGCCTGAAGTCGACGTATCCTCCTCCCTTCCCGATCTCAGGGCCGCGCTTGCCGAGACACGAACGCAGCTTAGCAGGGCTCGCGAAGCCGTCGACCGCGTTGCCGCAACACCGCTTGCCGACCGCCAGCCGGACGATGTGCAGAACGCGATCGGCGAGATGATCGAGGTGATCGAAACTTTCCAGCATGTTGTCGACTGGCACATAGCCGCCTTCACCGCCCGCCGGTCGGAACTGACCGCACCATTCCTGACGGGGCGGATGATCAGTGACATGCGCGAATATGGCGGCCGGGCTGCCTCACAGATCATGGGTCCGATTGCCACGCGCCAGCCGCTGCGTGACAGCCATATCACCGATGCAAGCCGCACAATTGGCCGGCTCCTGGAGTTGCGCAAGCTGATGCAGGGCCAGAAAATCGTCAGCGATCGCGATGCGCTGTCCCAGCAGCTCATGAAGGATATCGATACGATCTTTTTCGGATCCGGCGTCGAGCTCGTTAAGATATTGATCGAGCAGGGCAAGATCTCCGGCGATTATTCGGTTTCCGCAGTCGATCTGACGCGCGACTACGTTCCGACGCTGCAGCCACTCGAAAGGCTGCGCACGGTATTTCTCGACGACGTGGTGAAGCGCTACCGAACCCAACACTATGCCGCGTCCTATCGCCTGGCGGTCATCGCTGTGATCACCGCCTCCGCTCTCGCGGTGCTGTTCATGCTATTCCGCTCCATCCGCCTTCACATGCTCGATCCGTTACTGACGGCCCGCCGACAGATCATCGCGCTTGCCGAGGGCGGCGCCATGACGAACCTTGGGACCGGATCAAAGGCGCCGGAAATGCGCAGCCTGTTCGACGCGCTGGAATTGCTGCGCGGCAAGCTTGACGAGCGGGCCGAGTACGAGGCTCGGCTGAAGATGCAGGCCGAAAAGGACGGGCTGACCGGCGTATGGAACCGCCGGGCGCTGGAAGGCTTCGGCAACGCGCCTTCGGAACGCGAGGAAGATGTCTGCCTGATGCTGATCGATATCGATCACTTCAAGACGGTCAACGACACCTATGGCCACCTCACCGGCGATGCCGTGCTGATCGAAATGGCCACCCTTTTGCAAGGTGCGATGCGTCCCACCGACGTCGTCGCACGTTATGGCGGCGAGGAATTCGCCGTTCTCGTTTCGACACCGGATCTTGCGAATACCATCGATTTTGCAGAGGAACTTCGCAGCCGCATTCAGGCGCATGTGATCCGTGACGGGGAAACCGGCATCGATCTTTCCATTACCGTCAGCATCGGCGTCGCCTCCGGTCTATGCGGTGCAAGCGGCTGGCGCCAGCTCATCGCATCGGCCGACGAGGCGCTTTACTGCGCCAAGAAGAAGGGACGCAATCGCACCTGTGTGTTCGGCGACGAGGCGAACCGGGATATCGTCGAAAGCGCCCTCATTCCTTTCAGGGCCAGGCGCGCCGCTTCTTTCTGA
- a CDS encoding glutamine synthetase family protein produces MASKGKETEAGDPRSEILIVGMNGDLRGKQLPLSAEKKVWAGDIRLPTSTQSLDIWGDDNDDITGLSLTIGDPDGNVIPDRRSLTPMPWAPEGSMQVLATMHEFDGSRSFMDPRGILASVLERYAERGLTPVVATELEFYVVEENWRETGIPSPPASLTYRGDPNGFQLYDMSAVDALDGYLQTLRAYAKAMSLPAEATTAEFGPGQFEVNLLHRPDALAAADDCLYLKRVAEQAARRHGLKATCMAKPYSEHAGSGLHVHASIIDRDGNNILDAKGGEPRLLKSVTAGLLQTMQEAQLVFAPFANSYRRFQPGSFAPTDLTWGSGHRGTAIRIPDTDGPAARIEHRVAGADANPYLLLAAILGGMLLGLDGDLDPGEETTPAYTPTDAKRLTHDFLTAVEAFRQSAFIANIFGDRYRKLYGDTKYKEAIAYLRTVSDFDYRTYLARL; encoded by the coding sequence ATGGCGAGCAAGGGTAAAGAGACTGAAGCGGGTGATCCGCGTTCCGAGATCCTGATCGTCGGCATGAATGGCGATCTGCGCGGCAAGCAGCTGCCGCTATCGGCCGAAAAGAAGGTCTGGGCCGGCGACATCCGCCTGCCGACCTCCACGCAATCGCTCGATATCTGGGGCGACGACAATGACGATATTACGGGCCTGTCGCTGACGATCGGCGACCCCGACGGCAATGTCATTCCCGATAGGCGCAGCCTGACGCCAATGCCTTGGGCGCCCGAGGGATCGATGCAGGTGCTTGCCACGATGCACGAATTCGACGGCAGCCGGAGCTTCATGGATCCGCGCGGTATTCTCGCCTCCGTGCTTGAACGTTATGCCGAGCGCGGGCTGACTCCTGTGGTGGCGACCGAGCTGGAATTCTATGTGGTCGAGGAGAACTGGCGCGAGACGGGCATTCCCTCTCCGCCCGCAAGCCTTACCTATCGCGGCGATCCGAACGGTTTCCAGCTTTATGACATGAGTGCGGTCGATGCGCTCGACGGCTATCTCCAGACGCTGCGCGCCTACGCCAAGGCGATGAGCCTGCCGGCGGAGGCGACGACGGCGGAATTCGGGCCTGGCCAGTTCGAAGTAAACCTGCTGCACCGGCCCGATGCGCTGGCTGCGGCCGACGACTGCCTTTATCTGAAGCGCGTTGCCGAACAGGCCGCACGCAGGCACGGGCTAAAAGCGACCTGCATGGCCAAGCCCTATTCCGAGCATGCAGGCTCGGGGCTGCATGTGCATGCGAGCATCATCGACCGGGATGGCAACAATATTCTCGATGCCAAGGGCGGCGAACCGAGGCTTTTGAAATCGGTGACGGCGGGCCTGCTGCAGACCATGCAGGAGGCCCAGCTGGTCTTCGCGCCCTTTGCCAATTCCTATCGCCGCTTCCAGCCAGGTTCCTTCGCGCCGACCGATCTGACCTGGGGCAGCGGACATCGCGGCACGGCAATCCGGATTCCCGATACCGATGGACCGGCGGCGCGCATTGAGCACCGGGTGGCGGGTGCGGATGCCAATCCCTATCTTCTGCTGGCGGCGATCCTCGGCGGCATGTTGCTCGGCCTCGACGGAGATCTCGATCCGGGCGAGGAAACGACGCCCGCTTACACACCAACGGACGCAAAACGGCTCACGCATGATTTCCTTACGGCGGTCGAAGCCTTCCGGCAGTCAGCCTTTATCGCCAATATCTTCGGCGATAGGTATCGAAAGTTGTATGGCGACACAAAGTACAAGGAAGCAATAGCCTACCTTCGCACCGTATCGGATTTCGATTATCGCACATATCTTGCGCGCCTCTAG
- a CDS encoding aspartate aminotransferase family protein, with product MSDTYPLSNLAAIDAAHHLHPFSDMKKLNADGTRIIQRGEGVHIFDSHGKKYLDGFAGLWCVNIGYGRKEIADAVARQMNELPYYNTFFGTTSPPTTLLAEKVTSKAGPRFNHIFFTGSGSEANDTWFRMARVYWAAVGRPSKKTVIARRNGYHGSTVAGASLGGMKYMHEQGDLPIPGIVHIGQPYWYGEGEDLSPAEFGLKVARELEAKIDELGEENVAAFVAEPIQGAAGVIVPPETYWPEIDRICRARNILLVSDEVICGFGRLGEWFGHQYFGVEPDFAPIAKGLSSGYLPIGGVLVSDRIAEVLINDVGDFNHGFTYSGHPVCAAAALENLRIIEEEKLVERVRDDIGPYFAKKWGALAEHDFVGEAQSVGLMGGLQLAADKKTRSRFEKPDPIGALVRNHALANGLVLRATGDRMLASPPLVISHEEVDEMARIAKLALDAAWKELRA from the coding sequence ATGTCCGATACTTACCCGCTGTCAAACCTTGCCGCGATCGATGCCGCACATCATCTGCATCCCTTCTCCGACATGAAGAAGCTGAACGCCGATGGCACCCGCATCATCCAGCGCGGCGAGGGTGTGCATATTTTCGACAGTCACGGCAAAAAGTACCTCGATGGCTTCGCCGGTCTCTGGTGCGTCAATATCGGCTATGGCCGCAAGGAAATCGCCGACGCTGTCGCGCGTCAGATGAACGAACTTCCCTATTACAACACCTTCTTCGGCACGACCTCGCCGCCGACGACCCTGCTGGCGGAGAAGGTGACGTCCAAGGCTGGCCCGCGCTTCAACCATATCTTCTTCACCGGTTCAGGCTCGGAAGCGAACGACACCTGGTTTCGCATGGCCCGCGTCTATTGGGCAGCCGTTGGCAGGCCCTCGAAGAAGACGGTCATTGCACGCCGCAACGGCTATCACGGCTCGACGGTTGCAGGCGCCAGCCTCGGCGGCATGAAATACATGCACGAGCAGGGCGATCTGCCCATTCCGGGCATCGTCCATATCGGCCAGCCCTACTGGTACGGGGAGGGCGAAGATCTCTCGCCCGCCGAATTCGGGCTGAAGGTCGCCCGCGAGCTCGAAGCCAAGATCGATGAGCTCGGCGAGGAGAACGTCGCCGCCTTCGTCGCCGAGCCGATCCAGGGCGCGGCCGGCGTCATCGTCCCGCCGGAGACCTACTGGCCGGAGATTGACCGCATCTGCAGGGCACGCAATATCCTGCTTGTGAGCGACGAGGTCATCTGTGGTTTCGGGCGGCTGGGCGAATGGTTCGGCCATCAATATTTCGGCGTCGAGCCGGATTTCGCGCCGATCGCCAAGGGCCTGTCTTCAGGCTATCTGCCGATCGGCGGAGTGCTCGTCAGCGATCGCATTGCCGAAGTGCTGATCAACGACGTCGGCGATTTCAATCACGGCTTTACCTATTCCGGTCATCCGGTCTGCGCCGCCGCAGCGCTCGAAAACCTGCGCATCATCGAGGAGGAGAAGCTCGTCGAGCGCGTGCGCGACGACATCGGCCCCTATTTCGCAAAGAAGTGGGGCGCCCTTGCCGAGCATGATTTCGTCGGTGAGGCGCAAAGTGTCGGCCTGATGGGCGGCTTGCAGCTTGCCGCCGACAAGAAGACCCGCAGCCGTTTCGAAAAGCCCGATCCGATCGGGGCGCTGGTGCGCAATCACGCGCTGGCAAATGGCCTCGTGCTGCGCGCCACCGGCGACCGCATGCTGGCCTCGCCACCGCTCGTCATCAGCCATGAGGAGGTCGACGAGATGGCGCGGATCGCCAAACTGGCGCTCGATGCGGCCTGGAAGGAACTGCGCGCTTAA
- a CDS encoding glycosyltransferase family 39 protein, whose protein sequence is MQGLFSRRPHLILAVLGTYFLLHLIVRLSIPNALELDEAEQMLLSQWFAFGYNSQPPFYNWVQYGVTSLIGVSLFSLSFLKCTMLFLSYVFYWLAARLTLRNSSLVVMATLGLLTVPQIVFEAQRDLTHSVATIFAGSLFLYGFFRTLKAPSAISYTIVGIATGIGMISKYNFALLPAAALIAALIDADFRKRILDWRLALTIVVSIAIVLPHALWFLQHFDVAVDRTLHKMTGDGESFLAQVSTGVFRFISAMVGIAGVSVAIFLALFARSLPAMWRASSRWTRIAGRILLIEIGAIALMILLAGVDNVADRWLTPLFLILPLYICMKADSAEVDAGVPLRASLAVGGVIMVAVLAVLAMRAYWGPLFGKYQRLNIPYSGFAEIIRKDIGGEPGLIVGYDPHLDGNMRLLMPDTPVQTYFYPDFKPTFRLDAKHPVVFVWRDDKGGPPPAWPNDYFGDVLAQNGLKQPETHVVTLPYIYGRPGDTYQFAYAVAYP, encoded by the coding sequence GTGCAGGGCCTTTTCAGCCGCCGGCCACATCTGATCCTGGCGGTGCTCGGAACCTATTTTCTGCTCCACCTGATCGTGCGGCTCAGCATCCCCAATGCGCTGGAGCTGGACGAGGCGGAGCAGATGCTGCTCTCGCAGTGGTTCGCCTTCGGCTATAATTCGCAGCCGCCCTTCTACAACTGGGTGCAGTATGGCGTGACATCGCTGATCGGCGTGTCGCTGTTTTCGCTGTCATTCCTCAAATGCACCATGCTGTTCCTGTCCTACGTCTTCTATTGGCTGGCGGCGCGTCTGACGTTGAGGAACAGCAGCCTGGTGGTGATGGCAACGCTTGGCTTGCTCACCGTGCCGCAGATCGTCTTCGAGGCACAGCGGGACCTGACGCATTCGGTCGCAACCATCTTTGCCGGATCGCTGTTCCTCTACGGTTTTTTCCGCACGCTGAAGGCGCCTTCGGCGATCTCCTACACCATTGTCGGCATTGCGACCGGCATCGGGATGATATCGAAGTATAATTTCGCGCTCCTCCCGGCCGCCGCTCTGATCGCGGCCCTCATCGACGCGGATTTTCGCAAGCGGATTCTAGACTGGCGGCTGGCGCTGACGATCGTCGTGTCGATCGCTATCGTGTTGCCACACGCACTCTGGTTCCTGCAGCACTTCGACGTTGCCGTCGACCGCACGCTGCACAAGATGACCGGTGACGGGGAAAGCTTTCTGGCGCAGGTGTCGACCGGCGTTTTCCGCTTCATCTCCGCGATGGTCGGCATAGCCGGCGTATCGGTCGCCATCTTCCTGGCGCTCTTTGCCAGATCGTTGCCGGCCATGTGGCGCGCTTCCAGCCGCTGGACAAGAATTGCCGGTCGCATCCTGCTGATCGAGATCGGCGCCATTGCACTGATGATCCTGCTCGCCGGGGTCGACAACGTCGCCGACCGGTGGCTGACGCCACTCTTTCTCATCCTGCCGCTTTATATCTGCATGAAGGCAGACAGTGCCGAAGTCGATGCAGGCGTGCCCTTGCGGGCATCGCTTGCTGTCGGCGGCGTCATCATGGTTGCGGTGCTGGCCGTGCTTGCCATGCGAGCCTATTGGGGTCCGCTTTTCGGCAAATATCAGCGGCTGAACATTCCCTATTCCGGCTTTGCCGAGATTATCCGCAAGGATATCGGCGGCGAACCGGGGCTGATCGTCGGCTACGATCCGCATCTCGACGGTAACATGCGGCTGCTGATGCCCGACACACCGGTGCAGACCTATTTCTATCCGGACTTCAAGCCGACGTTTCGACTGGATGCAAAACATCCCGTCGTTTTCGTCTGGCGCGATGACAAGGGCGGACCGCCGCCCGCCTGGCCGAACGACTATTTCGGGGATGTGCTGGCGCAGAACGGTTTGAAGCAGCCGGAGACGCATGTCGTCACCTTGCCCTACATCTACGGCCGGCCGGGTGACACCTATCAATTCGCCTATGCGGTCGCCTATCCCTAG
- a CDS encoding glycosyltransferase family 2 protein produces MQTTVESIRDANDQMQPLELSLVVPVFNEEESIGPLIERIVAAMADYPHRWELILVDDGSTDATLVNARKFVNRDGLTLRIVELQRNFGQTAAMQAGIDTAQGRLIATMDGDLQNDPKDIPSMVSELERRELDLLVGWRKNRQDGLLLRKIPSWCANYLIGRITGVKLHDYGCSLKIYRASIIKQVKLMGEMHRFIPAWVAGVVPSSRIGEMAVTHHARQHGTSKYGISRTFRVILDLLSVMFFMRYKARPGHFFGSLGLGLGGLAALILLYLGVDKFIMGNDIGTRPMLMVGVVLLLSSVQMITTGILAEMIARTYYRDDASPNYIVRQIFSRES; encoded by the coding sequence TTGCAGACAACGGTAGAGTCCATTCGCGATGCGAATGATCAGATGCAACCGCTCGAATTGTCGCTGGTCGTCCCTGTTTTCAACGAGGAAGAAAGCATCGGCCCGCTCATCGAGCGCATCGTCGCGGCCATGGCCGACTATCCGCATCGCTGGGAACTGATCCTCGTCGACGACGGCAGCACGGACGCAACACTCGTCAACGCCCGTAAATTCGTCAACCGCGACGGGCTGACGCTGCGCATCGTCGAACTGCAGCGCAATTTCGGCCAGACCGCCGCCATGCAGGCTGGTATCGACACGGCCCAGGGCCGGCTGATCGCCACCATGGACGGCGACCTGCAAAACGACCCGAAGGATATCCCTTCGATGGTCTCGGAGCTGGAACGGCGCGAACTCGACCTGCTCGTCGGCTGGCGCAAGAACCGCCAGGACGGCCTGCTGCTGCGCAAGATCCCTTCCTGGTGCGCGAATTACCTGATCGGCCGCATCACCGGCGTGAAGCTGCATGACTATGGCTGCAGCCTGAAGATCTACCGCGCCTCGATCATCAAGCAGGTGAAGCTGATGGGCGAGATGCACCGCTTCATCCCAGCCTGGGTTGCCGGCGTCGTGCCAAGCTCGCGCATCGGCGAAATGGCCGTCACCCATCACGCACGCCAGCACGGCACCTCGAAATACGGCATCTCGCGCACCTTCCGCGTGATCCTCGACCTGCTGTCGGTGATGTTCTTCATGCGCTACAAGGCCCGCCCGGGCCATTTCTTCGGCTCGCTCGGCCTCGGCCTCGGCGGCCTTGCTGCGCTGATCCTCCTCTATCTTGGCGTCGACAAGTTCATCATGGGCAATGATATCGGCACGCGACCGATGCTTATGGTCGGCGTCGTGCTGCTGCTGTCGTCGGTGCAGATGATCACGACCGGCATCCTGGCGGAGATGATCGCCCGAACCTATTACCGCGACGACGCCTCGCCGAACTATATCGTACGCCAGATCTTCTCTCGAGAAAGCTGA
- a CDS encoding flippase-like domain-containing protein — protein MKTPSVESGQSWFLRNRMSLLTVAIVAAYALFIEWFWGWSVILEQWAAVGARPVIGALILLTSTYFLRTWRIYDYFPRETAGRFVALFRVTQIHNLLNIMLPFRAGETSFPVLMRTEFGIPLTRGTSALLVMRLLDLHALLAAAGLGFAVAASNAALAWLVWVIFLFLPVFAFAARKPLLRLGAKLLPRKAQALLHEIENGLPFDAVAFGRAWAMTIVNWLVKVLVLAWALGLMGVLPMAASFGGALGGELSSVLPVHAPGGVGTYPAGITAGAVAFGASSERSALDALAQASVSAHLLIIVSALTGTAISLPLGRRKARS, from the coding sequence ATGAAGACCCCGAGTGTTGAAAGCGGGCAATCCTGGTTTCTGCGCAATCGCATGAGCCTGCTGACGGTCGCAATCGTCGCAGCCTATGCACTTTTCATCGAATGGTTCTGGGGCTGGTCGGTCATATTGGAACAATGGGCCGCCGTCGGAGCACGTCCGGTCATCGGCGCACTGATACTCCTGACCAGCACCTATTTCCTGCGTACATGGCGCATCTACGATTATTTTCCACGGGAGACGGCAGGCCGTTTCGTGGCACTCTTCCGCGTCACGCAGATCCATAACCTCCTGAACATCATGCTGCCCTTCCGCGCCGGCGAGACGAGTTTTCCGGTGCTGATGCGCACGGAATTCGGCATTCCGCTGACCCGCGGCACCTCCGCCCTGCTGGTCATGCGGCTTCTGGACCTGCATGCGCTGCTCGCTGCCGCCGGCCTCGGTTTTGCTGTGGCCGCCTCCAATGCTGCGCTTGCCTGGCTCGTCTGGGTCATATTTCTGTTCCTGCCGGTCTTTGCCTTCGCTGCCCGCAAGCCGCTGCTGCGTCTCGGTGCAAAGCTGTTGCCGCGCAAGGCGCAGGCACTGCTCCATGAGATCGAGAATGGACTGCCTTTCGATGCCGTAGCCTTCGGCCGCGCCTGGGCGATGACCATCGTCAATTGGCTGGTGAAGGTGTTGGTGCTCGCCTGGGCGCTCGGCCTGATGGGCGTGCTGCCGATGGCCGCAAGCTTCGGCGGCGCGCTGGGTGGCGAGCTTTCCTCAGTATTGCCGGTACATGCGCCGGGCGGTGTCGGCACTTATCCGGCCGGCATCACTGCCGGTGCGGTCGCCTTCGGTGCGTCAAGCGAACGCTCAGCACTGGATGCCCTGGCGCAGGCGAGCGTGAGCGCGCATCTCCTCATCATCGTTTCGGCCCTGACCGGCACCGCCATCTCGCTCCCGCTCGGCCGCCGCAAGGCTAGATCCTAA
- a CDS encoding RNA polymerase sigma factor → MIGERVIEDIYRQHSRRVLATLIRLLGDFDRAEEALHDAFAAAARTWPIDGMPNNPVAWLVSTGRFKAIDHLRRRARFNASLQHIEDGLYPDGTETEIGDMEPIEDDMLRLIFICCHPALAADAQTAMALREVCGLTTEEIAHAFLVPAPTVAQRIVRAKNRIRTEKIPYEVPVGAELPERLDRVLHVIYLVFNEGYSASSGNTIVRADLTAEAIRLARLLATLLPHPDVSGLLSLLLLQESRRAARQDGDGALVLLADQDRSRWDRTKIAEGLSLLSIAMRTPEVGIYTVQAAIAAEHAKTGNIEETDWRRIASYYDLLLAAHPSAVAELNRAVAIAMADGPETGLALVDVILGKGELSTYHLAHSARADFLRRLGRRAEAIEAYETALTFCRQEPEQVFLRKRIAELRI, encoded by the coding sequence GTGATTGGAGAACGGGTGATCGAGGATATCTACCGGCAGCATTCGCGCCGGGTTCTGGCGACGCTAATCCGCCTGCTCGGCGATTTCGACCGGGCGGAAGAGGCGCTGCACGACGCCTTTGCGGCAGCGGCGCGGACGTGGCCGATCGACGGCATGCCCAACAATCCGGTCGCCTGGCTCGTCTCGACAGGGCGCTTCAAGGCGATCGATCACCTCCGGCGGCGAGCCCGCTTCAACGCCTCGCTGCAGCACATCGAGGACGGCCTCTATCCTGATGGCACAGAAACGGAGATTGGCGACATGGAACCGATCGAGGACGACATGCTGCGGCTGATCTTCATCTGCTGCCATCCGGCGCTTGCCGCCGATGCACAGACCGCGATGGCGCTACGTGAGGTCTGCGGATTGACGACGGAAGAAATTGCGCACGCCTTCCTCGTGCCGGCGCCGACCGTCGCGCAGCGTATCGTGCGCGCCAAGAACCGGATCAGGACGGAGAAAATTCCCTATGAAGTGCCCGTGGGGGCCGAGCTACCTGAAAGGCTCGACCGGGTCTTGCACGTCATCTACCTCGTTTTCAACGAGGGCTATTCGGCATCCTCGGGCAACACGATCGTCCGAGCGGATCTGACGGCCGAGGCGATCCGGCTGGCACGGTTGCTGGCGACCCTGCTGCCGCATCCGGATGTCTCCGGCCTGCTGTCGCTGCTGCTCCTGCAGGAGTCGCGCCGTGCTGCCCGGCAGGATGGCGACGGCGCGCTTGTGCTGCTTGCCGATCAGGATCGGTCACGATGGGACCGGACCAAGATCGCCGAGGGGCTTTCGCTGCTTTCGATCGCCATGCGCACGCCCGAAGTTGGGATCTACACGGTTCAGGCAGCGATCGCGGCGGAACATGCCAAGACCGGCAACATCGAAGAGACGGACTGGCGGCGCATCGCCTCCTACTACGACCTGCTGCTTGCCGCCCATCCGTCGGCTGTTGCCGAACTCAACCGCGCGGTGGCAATCGCCATGGCTGACGGACCCGAGACAGGCCTCGCACTTGTCGATGTCATTCTCGGCAAGGGAGAGCTTTCGACCTATCACCTCGCTCACTCGGCGCGCGCGGATTTCCTGCGCCGGCTTGGACGCCGGGCCGAAGCGATCGAAGCTTACGAGACGGCGCTGACATTCTGCCGCCAGGAACCGGAACAGGTCTTTCTGCGCAAGCGCATTGCGGAGCTTAGGATCTAG
- a CDS encoding YciI family protein, with product MRFVCLIYNPADMDGTLSKAEGDELVRDHFQYDEELERKGIMIHSDALEGPESASVLRVRHGILSSTDGPYVETKEHLAGIYIIEAADLEEARNVVAGIPSARVGSIELRPVRLLTLPQ from the coding sequence ATGCGCTTCGTCTGCCTCATCTATAATCCTGCCGATATGGATGGCACGCTCAGCAAGGCCGAGGGCGACGAGCTCGTGAGGGACCATTTCCAGTATGACGAGGAGCTTGAGCGCAAGGGCATCATGATCCATTCCGATGCATTGGAAGGTCCCGAGAGCGCCTCGGTCCTGAGAGTGCGCCATGGCATTCTGTCTTCGACCGACGGCCCTTATGTCGAGACCAAGGAACATCTGGCCGGCATCTACATCATCGAGGCGGCCGATCTCGAAGAGGCGCGCAACGTCGTTGCGGGCATTCCGAGCGCCCGGGTCGGGTCGATCGAATTGCGTCCGGTGAGGCTTCTCACCCTGCCGCAGTGA
- a CDS encoding YciI family protein — translation MKFLGQVWFNTEKSSQVSQEEWAAVTQECIISDDHWRDSGHMLSALALYEPEQAVTLRVRNGTVAATDGPFAEIKEHLGGFVVIEAGDMEEAKAIIATFPILKYASIEIRPAYSIKDGR, via the coding sequence ATGAAATTTCTGGGTCAAGTCTGGTTCAATACTGAAAAGAGCAGCCAGGTCAGTCAGGAGGAATGGGCAGCGGTCACGCAGGAGTGCATCATCAGCGATGACCACTGGCGCGACAGCGGCCATATGTTGAGCGCACTGGCGCTCTATGAGCCCGAGCAGGCCGTAACGCTCAGGGTTCGCAACGGCACCGTCGCCGCTACGGATGGTCCATTCGCCGAAATCAAGGAACATCTCGGCGGCTTCGTGGTGATCGAGGCTGGGGATATGGAGGAAGCCAAGGCGATCATTGCCACCTTCCCGATCCTCAAATATGCGTCGATCGAGATCAGGCCCGCCTATTCGATCAAGGATGGGAGATAG
- a CDS encoding YciI family protein has protein sequence MKYLCQVWFDGTVLSAMSQEEKNKLGRDSLAYDRDLADSGHMIVAQALQSPQSAVTVRVRGGEMSVTDGPFIETKEALGGFILIEAKDLNDAIRVAAGIPLAKLGAIEVRPIHEFG, from the coding sequence ATGAAATATCTTTGCCAGGTCTGGTTCGACGGCACGGTGCTGTCGGCCATGTCGCAGGAAGAGAAGAACAAGCTCGGCCGGGATTCGCTCGCCTATGACCGCGACCTAGCCGACAGCGGCCACATGATCGTCGCGCAGGCGCTGCAGTCGCCGCAGTCGGCCGTCACCGTCAGGGTGCGCGGCGGCGAGATGTCGGTCACCGATGGCCCCTTCATCGAGACGAAGGAAGCGCTCGGGGGCTTCATCCTAATTGAAGCCAAGGACCTCAACGACGCGATCCGTGTTGCAGCCGGCATCCCGCTGGCAAAGCTCGGCGCGATCGAGGTTCGCCCCATCCACGAATTCGGCTGA